The Arachis ipaensis cultivar K30076 chromosome B07, Araip1.1, whole genome shotgun sequence genomic interval GAACATTGCTCTCAGTCTCTATTCTTTTCCCATCCAAACCTACCACGGCCTACAAAATTTGGAAACgaatcaattttgaaaaattgtagAGTATGCAAGTCAGCATGCACAACAGCCTCTTAGAAGAAGACACACATCTTACTAATGTACATGAAGTAAATGTTCAATTTCAACTAAGCAAATTAAGAAAGCATAATTGCACATGCAAACAATAAGCACATAAGAAATGTCATATTACTCCTCCCTTAAATAAAAAGGTATACTATCAAAATGTTACCTGACCACTTCCTTCCATAGCTGACTGAGCAACAGGAAGGTAAGGATTTGTGTAGTCTCTGAAGCAAgaaaaacattaattaaaagataGAAAATACTATAACAAGAATAAACTGAAGACAAAAGGAAAACTTGACTTCTCGAAAGCCAAAAGTACCATGGAAATTAGCATTACCTGCTCCTATGGCTCTGAAACTTAACACTTAGATCTGAATGTCCAGAATAAGTAATCCTAAGGGTACATGGCCCCACATTCTCAGGGAGCAGATNNNNNNNNNNNNNNNNNNNNNNNNNNNNNNNNNNNNNNNNNagagagagagagagagagagagagagagagagagagagagagagagagagagaggataaaCACCAATCGTCAGAAAGAATAGAGAACAAAGTTTTGAGTAATCACAATTTACAAGATCTAATAACTAATTGACGTTTAAGATTGGCAGCCCAACTCATAGTTAGCACAAGATTTATCTAGCTGCAATTACTTAGGTAGGCACAATTAATATGATTATGAAGAAGCGCAACAGCAAAGTCTGAACCTACATAGCAAAGTAATTACAAAAGAAGTGCCAGTGTGTGGAAATACAACAGTTGAACTAAATATCATGTCAAACAAGTAACACAAAAGTCACCTAGGAATTATTCTTCCATCCAAAGCATCCTTAGCAGATGTGGCAGTCTCTGCATCTGAGAATTGCACCAGGGCCTGACAAGTTGTAGAAATAAGAATGCGTTCATAGGATTAAAAAATGACAATAAATAGGGATAGGATATGGTTAAACCTGGAATCCTGCTGTCTTCTCAAAGGTAGTAATCTTATGCACAAACCCAAAGGCTGAAAATACCTGCATAAGTGAATAATAAATTCAGTacaatatttacttatttaataAGATGGAACTAACTAGTTGAACATAAAATGAAGAATGTCTGGTGCCTTCTAAGCTATATTGTGGAAAACTGGGAACACTCAGAAACCTAGAATTTCGGATGAAAGAAAAGCAATTCATCTCTTACTTGAAAGAAAAAACATCACTTTTTGTAGAGGGAGTAAGAATAATGGACAAAACAAAGATTGGATTAATATAACACTATTCAAATTCAAGTCAATAAATGTCTCAAAATGTTAATAAAGTACTGCTTTAGTTGCTTAAGTCAACATCAGAAGAAATAGAAGATTGTGAGCAAGGACCAGAATAAATTGAAAATCAAGAAACTAAACAATGCCTAGCCAGAGATTTCTCTAAAGCTCTAAGGGGGTTAGCCTAGTCACTCATTTTAGGTAATTGTTTTATTAAAAAGTGTTGAATGGTAGCAATATAATTCACTTATATACTTGAATAGTTGATTCAATATTCAAACAAAGAATTTGTGAAATAAATCACCTATTGAACTCCGACTCATGCAAAAAACCAGAAATTTAATTCCCCAGATTAAAAGGAACATTTAGTCTGCACTTGCAAAATCCAAGGCACAACCAAACATAGTTGGAACTtggaacaaaaataaaattaatacaaCATAATCTGGCAAGGAAAAAATCTAGATATGTCACAAGCAAAATGCTGCCGTAGATGATATGAAAATGAAGCACAAAtgcacaaatttttaaaaatggcAACATCCTAAACTATAAGAATGGTAGGAGTTGAGGGAAGGAAAATAGGGAAGAAAGAGGTAGTGTTaaggaaaggagaaaggagaCAAACACACAAGCGCTATTTCTCCCAAAGCACTAAGCTGCCATCAAAGATATTGCCTTGACATGGGCCTGCTGATTCATTTACATACATGTCAACAATTTTTCCATATATATCCTGACAAAGAAAAACCTAATCACAAAACTAAATGACCAACATCCTCATGATATGACAATTTTAGCATATAACTAGTGCACATGCAATCTCATACCAAGTGCAAAACATCAATGCTGACTAGGCGTGCATCCGCACCCTCAATTGTCACCAACAATACATTCCCAGGAACATCTGCAGCGGTTTTGTTATTCACTATTTCTTGCCTATTTGAATATTGCAGATATACAGTTTTCCCTCGTACTTGAGCCGGCTCCGAAGATGACGCATAGTACGATATCATTGCAATGGCTTGATTTAAATCTGCCTGGAGGTATTGATATTTGCAACCAAAAATCAGATATTTTAcacaaaagggaaaaacaaaatagAGAGAAGGCAAAAACAAAATATCAAAACACAAAACCCACTCACAAATTCAATGAACGCTTGATTTCGATTTGCTCCTACGTTGCATTTTGTGTTCACAACCTTCCCAAATGGTTTTCCAAGTTCAACAAGTTCCTCCTCTGTGCACTCCCATGGCAAGTTTCTCAAATGAAGCACCTTTGACGGCGGCTGAGTGTAACGGAACTGCGGCTGACTAGACACCGATGCCATTTTAAGACAACAACCCTAAACAGTTAAACCTGTTCAAAAGGAACCACAAATAGTTGCAGTCCCTGGGACTGCAAAATCCATTACACAATCAACCATCGGATATCCCAAATGCATCGGTACATCGCATAAATGTATTCTAAGAAAGAAAAATTCAACACAGTGCATTTAAAATTTCTAGATGTCCTCATGCCATTTATTCgataaaaggaaaaacaaaataaaagtataaataagtaaataaaattaTGCCCAAAAATCAGCTGAAATTCTAAAAACTTTCTGGTGCGACAACAAAGTGCAGATGCAATTGAAATTCTAGAAACAAAATTGCTAAAACGGATTAATATGTAGCAAACAATCTAGTCAATACTAAAATCCATCGAGTAAATTGTTACAGACAGCGCGCGGTTAAATTGAGATCCACGGGAATAAAAGCATAAGAAGCCACGAAAGAATTAGGGAAAGGAAATTGCGTTACCTGAGACAAAATTCGGAAAAGAGAATTGCGTTATCCGATTTCCCCACACAAGCTCACGGGATTAGGGTTTTCAAAGAAAGAgatggaaaataaaattaaaaaagaagaagaaaaaaaaagaggagaaaaataCAAGGGGAGAAGAAAATAATGAGATTTATTTTGTCCGTTATCGCCGTCTATGGTTTTTGATAGCGCCAATAATCCTTTTGGTTACAGAAGCCAAGATGATAAGCGATTATGACAACACAATTGGACGCTCAAGTAATATATAAAAAACCTAACGGACGTGACTGTGCTTCCACTTTCTctgcttatttatttatttattttcttagatGTTTAGTTTAGAGAATTTTTTTTGGCTAAAAAATTTAGATATAGAAGAAAATAGGGGTGCACATGGCCGGGTGAAGCTGGGTTTGATGTAATTCAGATTCGATCTGAAATATACATCGAGTCTATTTATTAGATCCGAACTCGGCCTTAAATctgatgaaaccaatacactttcggacCACAATTATACCAGGTGAAAACTGggcgttaacattacattacgttgataccttcttgtaagctagcatgtaaaaatatccaaattttcaagactccaaccattagttaacatggtaaaattcacttagaaaaatataacaagaaccaacccttcttcaaaattaaagcataaccacaatcaatactaaagcataatcacaatcaatactaatattgtctaataataccaaatatttaaatcaatacaaataacacaatcttatgtattagtctaaagttttatgcattctaaacataaaacattaacttatagtcttataatgactaataacacaaaatattaaggtttacactacttaaattccacataagaataatagttatgatccatcactaataacacaaaatattaattgtgtatgatgaccgggccaccgggccgacttcgagTGACCTGAGCTATGACCCGGACCCGAcctgaaataatgaccgggtctatttttgagacccgtaTCTGactctaaacccgatgaaatcacaccaaattagtccctaaagcgTTCGGGATCGGGTCGGGCCTTCGAATCGGGTCGGGTCATGTGCACCCCTAAACAAAAATGAGTGTACTTTAACAtagaattattttttgttttttaaaactgTCCGAGGTATACAAATAAGatctttcaatttttgtttaaaaaatgtTGGGTATACAAATTGGAGGGTCCGAGTGCAAAAATCGGACGGTTCAAGTTCTACTCCTTAAATTAAATTATctcacatttaaaaaaaaaattcataattcaaaaaaatatttttattaatccaatattaaaaataaaaaaaatatttttttttctccatAGNNGTATTTTTTAATTTTCGGAACGAAGAATTAATTTGTGGcagatttgagttttatttaagaaccgttagtcaataaattattatatataaggCAAAATTCGAAttcttaatatttatttaaataaactaGTAAATTAACTACCAATTCAACTTGGTTGTAGATACTCACATGTTCCAACAAGAAAGTGACCCAAATTTAGAGAGACGTGTTTAGAGAAATTACCAATAAAagctttatatttttcttttaaataaaatttgtatATTTTCTGTTTAAATGAGAGTAGAAAAAATTACATTTGTAATTTGTATGTCTTATATCTCAATTTTGTAGATAATAAAATTAAGAATGTTGCATGaccaacaaatttttttttttttaattagagatCTGTCAcatatacaagtctttttggcttacaacttacaagctatacaagttggcccaagtccaaaaaaaaaacacGCGCACCACTCTTTTAAATTGAGCGTCCAACGCACGCGCTTACAACACGTTCATTCTGCCGCacacttcctcttcttcctcaatcaaaacgcaaACCGTCAAGATTCAAGTGACATTCAAAACAAACAACGATTCTgtgaagagtagaagaaatcaagaaaaaaagatacaaattttcataaaaaatcacTAGAAAAACGAAGAAACgttattcaaggtactgttttaaccagcaaaacattaaaagatttcaagaagaaatatactatCTCCCCCTGATATTGGGTGTATTTATTAAATCTTTTGGgtatatttctgtaatcgttcgggtgtatttctgaagttccatcatcttcaaaacaatttcaaagcttgatttcagaaatcataaaaatcgaaaaaaacaaaaggagatcgaaggcaaagagagaacgcacgaaggagatcgaacaaatttggcaagaaactcgaaaaagaaaacgaaatcttttgaaaaatggaaaTTATATATTCACGtgttaattgatttgaattgatttaaaagTCTGTTAAAGAGGCACGTAACATAAGCAGCGCGTTTAGGGGGTTTGTTCTCTTCAACTTGTAAAGCTTGTAACCACAAATcacttgtatgtagagattaatccttttaattaatatttaactaatattttaaattctaaatactaaattttaactaatgagttataactcaaatgacatagttttCTCATACTTATTTAAAAGATCGCAGATTCGAATCTCTCTAtctttattaaaacaaaaaaaatactaaattctaattttttaaactctaaaatttaaattctaatagtataaaaataagGTATTGGTAAAGTATTAGCCAATGTTGATGAAAAAGTTTTGACTCCTTAATATTTTACAATAATGTTAGGGAACCAACTCTATATAAGCCAAGAATCAGTCAATTGATAAACCAGAGACACAGGTAACTTTAACCGGATGTTGTTACTGATAGGCACACGGATGTTTCTTTTTCTTGTAAATTGGATagttttttatatgatttttatgttttatgtgtTATGCATTGATAAAACATAATTAATTATATGGAACTAACTAATTAATGATCAAAGCATCTGTTCCGTGATTCTCTCCTATTACTAACGTATCTTTCCTCATGTTTTGAACGTGGtcaacaataatttaaaaaataaattaaaactaattataattaattatgttGTTTCATTATTGGCTGATTATTAGTTGGTTCGATATACTTTTCCTTTTCCTAAAATTAAAAACGTATATTCTCTCCCTTAGTTTCACAACCACTGCCAGTGAAATTGAGAAAGAGAACGTAATATGAATAAAGCGCTACACTGCATAATTTCTACTATTTTCAAGAACTATATTTTTAGTTTCGCTCACTCTTTACATTGTTCTTTAATTTCACAGATAAGTAGATAACTCAAGCGGTTAGACTGTGTACATCATTGAAATATGGCAAATTCTATGGTACCTATAACTTTGGTGTCGAAATTATCGAACTTATTTTGTatagtaaattttaaatattaaaaaattatttacttttatattttttaatttaaatattaatttttatcttctttttgtAAGTTAGACAAAGATAGATATACACCATAGAATACACCTTGAAATATAATGTATAAAAACATAATTTCTTCTACTATCACTCAAATTGGAAagaatgaatttttttatttaaaataaaaaaatcccatAAGAAAGCTGTAGGATTACTATGTGTTCATAACACATGCAGCGGAAGAAAATaaagtaatcctaaagatctattttgtgcttaaattttattccaataatttaatatatagatcagatctaaatacctttagacgctttagtaaaaatcactttctccttcgatggtacgaaggcgctatgcgtatccacaccgagaccaacctttgctgtcaactccttgaccaatggacatctgatctaaattgagaaacctcttgcaactctttgcacgccattaaattcttcttcaagaatcaggctcacatacatttatgtgtgtagaggtaaaggaataaaacccttGTGTTTTATTCTCGTCTCTTTTTtattcctctactcttggcatacatatatatagtatgagatttgttactgattttaaattttgattctcaattcaaatttaaatcatatcttgttattttaaacttgaatatttcaaatttatgaatcatatcataactcaatttaaaacagaatcagttaggatctcatccaaatttagaattcaagtttagaaatagaataactaattattctcaaatctcatataatattctcaattatcatattattattatattcttggtgctagcaaaaaatataataatattccatttgaattaatataattatttatttgatcaaatcaaattaataattaaataattctacagcaaagattagaacgctcgttagtgtgtgaccccataggttcaatactaagcgggtagtaaattagtcatactaaatttactaatcaaagttggcgtctagcaacactcctcaacgacccgatagtacgAAGTaacatatttttactaagaaccttagaagaacaaaatataattccttccatctttccagctcttagttaacctttagagtatgatttaattgtcaaactctaacttgttaccattattataatgaactgtgaatgacctaagaaactcatttcttcattcattcaatccccttgcccaaggttttattcatttcagtcattataatcatagagctcaaactctttaccgagagttgacggattccttattgactaatcattaattctacaagtatttaaatcatacccaatatctattcaactagcaccctagggtattaggtgtccggaatcaaagtataataaatacattgttaattactatgacagtcgcaggtcaaaggaaactctattactgtGTTCATCTTgaaaatatcctattgacaaatatacggtaattataaccattagaaattctCAAAATGAGTCAGTTCAatagtcatatctctatatgcaccatctatatatataatttaataaatgagatctattaatcttcatccaatgaagaccattatatatatattgatctttccgaattattaatgtcctttttaataatcatatgaccaagaacaatttaaattaaattataaaagattcatctctcaatattgtgatcactatcacaatgataaatctctaaatttaatcaaggacgttattatattaacattttaatataataaattatttgaCTTATTTGACatgtgattgattggattgtggtcatactacttattcccaacaatctcccacttgcacgagagccaatcatgatGGATTGGATCTTGGACATACTATTATCAcaataatctcccacttgcactagaatcaatcaatcatgtgtataattttttaatgcacatctgtgtttatcaaaactcttttgaccTTAAACACATTTGCTCTTGAGCATGTTTGCTTGACCTTTTGTAAAATATATCTAGTGCATAATAAATATCACGTTTTCTTAAAACATGAAATCTCCCACTACAATAGTGCATAATTGTATTTTAAGGACAATCCTTATTGAACATGATTATAAAAAATCTAAGTAACCATTAGATCTATCTTTATAGAATTGTATCATTATACAAATAGGCTATTTTTTCAAAAAGTTAGTTTGACGATCAAACTTTTTATACTTTGAAGAGAAAGTATATCCTCTATTGAGTggtatacaattctaataaaagtaattgtaCTTCCACTCTTTCTTTAAGATGGAATCCCTTTTTTAAAAAGGAGTTTAACCTCTTATCACAGACACTTTGTCATAAGAagagtgataaaaataattttattatttctttagggtaaccaataaatctcatttattGGACCTAATATCAATTCTATTGTTGTGCAATCTCTTAACACATATAAGACATCTCCAAACTCTAATATTTTTGAGTTTCAGCTTATGCCTTTTCCATATCTCATATGAGTAAAAAATTGATTTAATGAGAAATTTGTTAATTTAGACATGTTTCTAAAATGTAGTATAAATATTTAACAAATAGTGATATTCAACTAAATCAAATTTCATGTTTCTTAAACATGATGGAGTACATAGAGTACTAGTATTTATGCACGGAGAGAATCTCATTCTCTATTTAATAGAATATCAATTAGATattagagattttactttaaAACTCTTATAAAAAATactccatatttttattattagtcAAACCAACCCTTAAGAGCAATTTTGATTCGCATCCTCAATGCTCATGTTGAATTTTTCTAAAAAGATCACAAACTTTAATCATATTAAGGccatttataaattatttgtaacaaaataaatctgTAAAAATGCTTGCAAGAACAATTCTCGCTAAAGTCATTTGGTTAATGGCATTCCAacttctaaagttgtttaattcaaaatatattgtCCAATACTCCCACTAGTTTAAATAAAATCTTTGATAGTCATACTATCTTATTTTGGGCACCATACATCTTTTCAATATGTTCAATAATAAATAGTAGGTTGTCTTTGAAATTAGAATTCATGGTTGTCAAAATAACCCATATTAtagtaaaataatattttagataCTTCACACTATTCCATCACTAATTTTATTGGACAATATTATTTCAATAGAATTATCATGTCCATGATAACCCTTTCATACATAAGAACAATTCTCAATGTATAGCCAATTTATTACTTTCAAGTATGCCATATGAAAGAtggacatatttaaaaatttaaaatatgaaagtaaataAGAAATCTATATTTATgacaaaattatttagaatcgtGAATGAGTACTTTGGTTGTCAAGTTGTTACTCATACCTATTccaaataaatatgattaaattgtattacATACAATTATAATCCTAAATAATTATCTGGTTGTCAATcaattatttaactgaattatattttatacccctaggttgtctaagttcaagtataaaattaattcttcttatacatcatcatatgcataaataaattctatctttGAGTACAAGTTTCCTGGTTGTCAGGTTGCTCcttgtaaacaagagataaatttatttttgacaaTATCCTAACTTTTAGGACTTATCTCTATTATTAGAGAATTTCTACCAGTATTATTGGATTAAATTTTTATACTCCCAGGTTGTCtaggaaaaaatataaaatttaatccttaatacatcaaatgtatatactgattattatcttgaaataaaactcctggttgtcaggccgctctttataatcaagaatattagaaaactaatttctaaaattatagtgttcaaaacacatcaatcaaatcaaaatttgatttttcatgtaCTAACATTTAgccttaaaaaattatcaaatcaaaattgacctttatatatacacttatatatataagaaataaataaaatatattttgcatcttattccttttattgtgatcaaaatcacaataaaatttaatatataaataaaatcaaacaaaatatttgattataaatataacttttatattaaaagaatgataatttaatcacaattaaataatcaaacttcaaataaattaactattaatttattaaaaaatcatcTCAATGAAAATAACTACATcacatgtttaaaatttttttttaaaattagtcctattaattcacaaattttaagaaaataggaataaaatttaaacacaaaaagccaaagctctgataccactgtaGGATTACTATGTGTTCATAacacacgcagcggaagaaaataaagtaatcctaaagatctattttgtgcttaaattttattccaataatttaatatatagatcagatctaaatacctttagacgctttagtaaaaatcactttctccttcgatggtacgaaagcgctatgcgtatccacaccgagaccaacatttgctgtcaactccttgaccaatggacatctgatctaaattgagaaacctcttgcaactctttgcacgccattaaattcttctccaagaatcagactcacatacatttatgtgtgtagaggtaaaggaataaaacccttGTGTTTTATTCTCGTCTCTTTTTtattcctctactcttggcatacatatatatagtatgagatttgttactgattttaaattttgattctcaattcaaatttaaatcatatcttgttattttaaacttgaatatttcaaatttatgaatcatatcataacttaatttgaaacagaatcagttaggatctcatctaaatttagaaatagaataactaattattctcaaatctcatataatattctcaattatcatactattattatattcttggtgctagcaaaNNNNNNNNNNNNNNNNNNNNNNNNNNNNNNNNNNNNNNNNNNNNNNNNNNNNNNNNNNNNNNNNNNNNNNNNNNNNNNNNNNNNNNNNNNNNNNNNNNNNNNNatacccaatatccattcaactagcaccctagggtattaggtgtccggaatcaaagtataataaatacattgttaattactatgacagtcgcaggtcaaaggaaactctattactgtgttcatcttgagaatatcctattgacaaatatacggtaattataaccattaggaattcttaaaatgagtcagttcaatggtcatatctctatatgcaccatatatatatataatttaataaatgagatctattaatcttcatccaatgaagatcattatatatatattgatctttccgaattattaatgtcctttttaataatcctatgaccaagaacaatttagattaaattataaaaaatttatctctcaatattgtgatcactatcacaatgataaatctctaaatttaatcaaggacgttTCCATCATCCAGAAATAACAAaagttgtaaaaaaaaaaaaaaatagcaccAGGTTTATGTAGTTATTTCTCAACTCAAGCATTTTTCGTATTCCTCTCTAGCTCTTGTATTCTGCTTTCTATCTTAATCTCAAGGCAGGGAAAAGCTGATTCACTGGTCTTTGCTGAGTTTTTACTCAAATGGCAACTACATAATGCCCTTCAAATTCTGTTTTCTTCGCTTGCAATTGTATCTAACTGAATAACTTGAAGTGCAAAATATTTGCATGCTTGAATTGAGTAATCACTGTATGCTAAGAGCAACTTTTATTCGTCAACAAATACAGTAGCCAGCTATTTCACATACGTATGTACAGATGGTGAATACAAATGCTTTTATCTTCCTCTAGGAGTATGGAAAACCAATTTATGCTATAAGCATTGGTCATTATGGATCATAAAACTTCCTAATGGATACCATTACATTCATAGATTATGACATTTTTTTGGTACAAGATTATTACAAGATTATAACCCAAAATTGCCTTTTTGTAATTGAGACAAGACATAAATATTACCAGCAAAGAAAGAAAATTCGTGTACTAGGACATGCTATCAGGTACATATTTCCAATTTAGAACACTATATATCCGTATTTTTATCTTATCCGATCCTAACTACTGTACGCAGACCAAAAGTCCATCAGTTTTAATTAATATCCAATATCCGTTACAATATAACCTCAAGAAGAGAAATGATTGAGGACTATCAGATGATAGAAGACCATTAGAATTTATAGTTTTTGGCCATCTCTTTACCATCAACTcaatttcttatatatattttcttaCTCTAGTAATCTAACAACGTACTTTATCCCATATTTTTAAACATTGATggccaaaaacaataaattatgATGGCCGTGTAGCATTTCTTCGCCTCAAGAAACCTACGCAGAATTTGATGTAAGAGGCGGCTAGCTCCCCAAGGAGGAAAAACAGAGAGGAGCACAAAAGAGAAGGGGATGAACTCATGATTATAATTAAGCATTAAGAAATTAAATAAGCATCATCAATATAATAATCATGATCTAGTTTGACCGAGAAGGACATCCTTATAAGGAGTAGGAAGAGGCTTTGAAACTTTGGTTTCTTCAGGTGGTGGATTATGTCTTATTCTTATTTGATGATGTTCTGAAAGCAGGGGAACATGTCCTTCTCTCGCCCTTATTAGTTGCTCTTGTGCTCCACCTCGCAGCTTCTCCAGCCTCATACCATTCATTTGTTGCATCTTGAACACTTTCACCACATTTATCAATCCACCAATGAAGAAAAATATGGTACCCGAGATTCCTAACCAGATCCAATCCCTACCCTGCCACAGTATCAACATTAATAATTGACTCGGATTAGTTAGTACATGATTCATTTTCCAATTTAGCAGTTCATTCCTATCAAATTAGATAAGATGATCTACCAGTTCAACATTATGCCAAAATCTTTCTCATCAAGTAGCTAGATACTTAGATAGGTTTCCTTGTCGCATGTGTATGCATGGAAGTGTGATTTGTAGTATAATAATCTAATAACAAATATATTTTCCTTTTAAATTCATTGTGCTATTAGGACATTAACTAGAAAGCATATCACTAAAACAGAAAAAGTATTTGACCTATTAAGTTATATTTCAATTTTAGACCTACACTTAATTGTAAATGTCATTCAACTAAGATCGGTTTAAGTATCAAAAGTCATAACTACACAACAAATTCTCCTAAAACGAGAGTTTTCATAAGATAGATATACACTCATACCAATTGTCaatcatattatatataaatCATAATATTCCT includes:
- the LOC107605940 gene encoding polypyrimidine tract-binding protein homolog 2, whose protein sequence is MASVSSQPQFRYTQPPSKVLHLRNLPWECTEEELVELGKPFGKVVNTKCNVGANRNQAFIEFADLNQAIAMISYYASSSEPAQVRGKTVYLQYSNRQEIVNNKTAADVPGNVLLVTIEGADARLVSIDVLHLVFSAFGFVHKITTFEKTAGFQALVQFSDAETATSAKDALDGRIIPRYLLPENVGPCTLRITYSGHSDLSVKFQSHRSRDYTNPYLPVAQSAMEGSGQAVVGLDGKRIETESNVLLASIENMQYAVTLDVLHMVFSAFGPVQKIAMFDKNGGLQALIQYPDIQTAVVAKEALEGHCIYDGGFCKLHISYSRHTDLSIKVNNDRSRDYTIPNTPVVNPQPSLLGQHPVPMVGAPSQQYNGAPPPAQYTPISEQTMLPPSQAAWGAAPQAGPQSMPQSMPQSMPMQMHNNAYMPPPGSMPPQVAPGMHYPTHSMQSTPTLPTYGSDRIQ